Below is a window of Halolamina sp. CBA1230 DNA.
TCGTCCGTGACGGCCTGGACCTCTCGGTCGTGATGTCCGAAGCCGCGGACGCGGTCGGCGGCGGCGGTGGGGGCCACGACGTGGCGGCTGGCGCGACGATCCCACGGGAGCAGCGGGACGCGTTCCTCGACGAAGCGGACCGGATCGTCGGCGAGCAGCTCGGCGACTAGCTGCCGATATCCTCGAACAGCTGTCGGTAGTCCTGGGTGTCGAACCGTTCGGTGATCCGGTCGAGTTCGTCGTCGAGCTCGTCGAGCTCGTCGGTCAGCTGCTGGTACTGCTCGTTGCGCTCGAGCGCCTCCCGGGGTTTCTCGGCTTCGAGCGTCGCCCGCTTGGAGGCCAGCGACGCGGTTCGCTGGAGCCGGTCGTCGTACTGGCTCCGCGCGCCGAGGCGTTCGACGGCGTCGAGCAGGTCGCCCTGTGAGAGCGGCTTGAGCACGTAGAGGTCGAACCCCATCTCCACGATGTCGAAGTCGGGCTCGACAGCTGTCACCATCCCGACCCGGATGTCGAGCTCCCGGTCGCGGATCTCCGCGAGCAGCTCCTCGCCGTGTCCGTCCGGGAGCCGCCGATCGAGCAGCGCGATGTCGTACTCCCCGCCCACCATCGCCGACGCCTCGTCGAGCCTGTTCGCGACGTCGACGTCGTACCCCTCGGCCGCGACGGTGGTGGAGTAGAGCTCCGCCACGTCCGGTTCGTCTTCGAGGATCAACACTCGCGTGTCGTCCTCCCGCTCGTCGGTTCGGCCCCCCGCGCCGGTGCCCGCCTCGCTCATAGCCCTAACCCATCGGCCGCCTTTAGTTAACTTTACCGTCGTCCCCCGGCCGCTCGATCCCTCGCCTTCCCGCGTTCGCGCGGTCGGGAACGTGCTGCGAACGGGAGCCGTATCCTAGGGGGAGTTCGCCTCGCAAAAGTTAATCCCCTCCGCGACGCTACCTCTCCCTACTCATGGTCGACGTGACCGAGACCGGCGTTGACGGTCTCGACTCTATTCTCAACGGCGGTATCGTCGAGAACTCGACGGTTCTGGTCAGCGGCAACCCCGGGACGGGCAAGAGCATCTTCGGCATCCAGTACCTCCACACCGGCGTCGAGGAGTTCGACGAGAAGGGGATCTACATCTCCTTCGAGGAGAACGCCGAGGACATCAGAGAGGCCGCGGAGTCGATCGGCTTCGACGACTGGGGCGAGATGGTCGATCGCGGCGACATCAAGGTGTACGACAAGTCGACGATGCTCCGGGAGGAGGACTTCAACACCGCGATCGACCGCCTGCTGCAGGATTTCGCCGGCACCACGTACGACCGGCTGGTGCTCGACTCGCTGACGATGTTCAGCCTCTTTTTCGACGACGAGAAGGAGAACCGCACCTACCTGCTGAAGTTCTCGGACATCCTCAAGAAGAACGGGCTCACCTCGCTGCTGATCAACGAGCAGGGCGCGGTGTTTCCCGAGACCGAGATCGGGCTGGAGAACTTCCTCACCGACGGCAACATCTACTTCATCCAGACGCCGACGGACAACGGCGTGAACCGCTACGTCTGGGTTGCGAAGATGCGCAAACAGGATATCAACACCGACATCTTCCCGATGGAGATCGGCGACGGCGGCATCACCGTTTACGAGCGCGCCGGCGGCTTCTCGATGATGGGTAGCGAGGAGCAGCCGGGGTTCTAGCTCTGTCCCTGTGACATCCGACGCCAGACCTCGTCGAGTTTGTTGGTCACGTCCGAGCGCTGTTCGAGTTCGACGCTCAGCCCGTCCCGGAAGTCGATCGACACCTCGTCGACACAGCGGCGGTACACCTTGATCCGGCGGTGTTCCTCCGAGAGCGGCCGGTCGTGGAGCTCCAGCAGGTCAGCCTCGGTCAGCTCCTCTATCCGACGGTAGCAGGTCGCGATCGGCACGTCGAGCTCCTCGGAGAGCTCCTGTGCGGATTTCGGCTCGCCCGCTGCCTCGAGAATCTCCGGGTTGTACTTGTTCCCGAGCACCTCGATGATCTCGTCCGAGGCCATTCGTTATCGCTGTTGAGACGGCGTTCCAAAAACGTACCGCCATACGTAACCGACGAGGCGTGCCGGGAATCAGTTCCGAGAACTGACTACTCTTCGGTTATCGTGCGGTCCTTCTCGTCGAGTTCGCCGCGGTAGAGCTTCGCGCCGTCCTGGGCGATCTGGCGGGCGAGCACCGCACACTTGATCCGCATCGGCGAGATGTCGACGCCGAGCATGTCGACGATGTCGTCGGTGTCCATCGCCTGCAGCTCCTCGATGCTGTTGCCCGGGAGCTCCTGGGTCAGCAGCGATGCCGCGGCCTGCGAGATGGCACAGCCGTCGCCGGTGAAGGAGACCGCCTCGATCGTCTCGTCGTCGTCGGCCAGCTTCACGTCGACCTGGATCGTGTCGCCACAGGAGGGGTTCTCGCCCACGTGGGAGAAGTCGGGGTCCTGCATCTCCCCGTAGTTGCGCGGGTTCTTGTAGTGGTCGAGGATCTGCTGGCGGTACATGTCCGAGCCACTCATGGCTCGAAACAGACGGTTTCGGGGGAAAAGGGTTCCGGGGTATTCGGCCGATTCTGCGAGCACGAACGGAGAGTGGACGAGTGCAGACGTCGCTGTGGGTGGTTTCTAGCGTGAACGGCGACCGCAACAGCATCTCGTTCGTAGACCACTTGTAACCGCATCGCCCCGCACAGCCCACACGCCTCCCCAGCCGATTCGCTCGTTCGCGTTGCTCACTCGCTCATCCCTCGCGCCCGTCGCGCGACGGAGCGCGCTCCGCATTCGCGCCACCGCGACCCCAGAGCCGATCAGGCGAACAGTTCGCGCGCCGTATCGACGGCCTCGATCAGTTCGTCGATCTCGTCTTTGCGGTTGTAGAGGTAGAACGAGGCCCGCGTCGAGGCGGGGACGCCCAGCACGTCGTGCAGCGGCTGGGTGCAGTGGTCACCCGCGCGGACCGCGACGCCGTGATCGTCGAGGATCGAGGAGAGGTCGTGGGCGTGGACACTCTCGAGGTTGAACCCCACCAGCCCGCCGCGCTCCTCGCGGGGGCCGTAGATCTCGATGTCGTCGAACTCGTTCAGGCGGTCGTAGGCGTACCCCGCGAGTTCGGCCTCGTGCTGGGCGATCGCGTCCATCCCCACGTCCTCGAGGTAGTCGATGGCGGCAGTCAAGCCGACGGCCTCGGCGATCGGCGGCGTGCCGGCCTCGAACTTCCAGGGAAGGTCCTCCCACGTCGAGTCCTCGAACTCCACGCGGCGGATCATCGACCCGCCGACGAGGAACGGCGGGAGTTCTTCGAGCAGGTGTTCCTTCCCGTAGAGTACGCCGATCCCCGTCGGGCCGAGCATCTTGTGGCCCGAGAACGCGTAGAAGTCGGCGTCGATCGCGTCCACGTCGACCGGGCGCGTGGGGACGGCCTGTGCGCCGTCGACGAAGGAGAGCGCGTCGTGCTCGTGGGCGATGTCCGTGATCTCGGCGACGGGGTTGATCGTCCCGAGCGTGTTCGAGATGTGGACCGTACTCACCATCGCGGTGTCGTCGTCGACCTTCTCGCGCAGGTCGTCCATGTCGAGCCGCCCGTCGTCGTCGATCTCGACGTAGCGGATCTCCGCGCCCGTTTTGGCACAGAGCTGCTGCCACGTCACGAGGGAGGCGTGGTGCTCCATCTGCGTGGTGACGACGTTCTCGCCCGGTTCGAGCTCGGTTAGCCCCCAGGTGTAGGCGACGAGGTTGAACGCCTCGGTGGTGTTCTTGGTGAACACGATCTCCTCGCGACCGTCGGCGCCGACGAACTCGGCGGCGCGGTCGTGGGCCTCCTCGTAGGCGACGGATGCCTCCTGACTCAGGCTGTGGATGCCGCGGTGGACGTTGGAGTTGTACTGGTAGTAGTACTCGGTCATCGCCTCGACGACCTGCTTCGGCGTGTGGCTGGTCGCGGCGTTGTCGAGGTAGTACAGCGTCGTGTCGTCACCCTCGTCCGGGCCGGGAACGGTCACGTCGCCGCCGACTTTCCGGTCGAGGATGGGGAAATCCTCCCGGATGGCGTCGACGTCGAGCGCGGTCGTCTCGTGGGTAGCCATTACGAGATACTGGGGGTTGGAGGGGGAAGGGGTCTTCGGTAGCGGGGTCGGAAAACGCCGCGAGCGACAGCGAGCGGAGGCAAACGACCCCGGAAAAGCGAGCGGGGAGCGAAGCGACCCGCGAGCAACGCGATCTGCCCGGAAAAACGCCGCGAGCCACTGCCGGACCAGAAACCGTCGGGAACGAACCGACCGAAGTGGTGTATCTGTATAGCCCCACCGCTATCGGACGGTAATATGTATAGCCGTCAGGGGGATACATGCGGAGCGATCACCCTGATCGCTGGGAGGCGGTCAGCCACCGACGCATTCCGGCATTCCCCCACATCCACATTCCGGCACACCCACAGCTGACCGCGCTCCCTTCTCGATTCCCGGTCGTCCCGCAACGATCGGGGTCCGCTTTTTCACCGACAGCGCAGCAGTCGCTGGTCGGTCGAGCGAACGGAACGGGAGGAGTTCCCGGCTTAGAACTGCAACAGCTGTGCGTGGCGGGTCTCCCCGACCTCCAGCACCGTCGCCTCGTCGATGATGCCCGCTTCGACGGCGACGCCGACGCACTCCTCGCCGACGAGGTTCGCGACTGAGGCCCGGCGCAGGCCGTCGACGACCGCGTCGGCGTCGGCCTCGACGGCGCCGTCGCCGCCATAGAACGACTCCTCGACGGTGATCGAGACCTCCCCGTTCTCGAACGTGCGGCCGAGCAGGTCGGCGTCACACACCGAGACGAGCAGGCCGCGTTCGGTCTCCCGTTCGCGCAGCAGCATCAGTACTCCTCGACCATCTCCTGTTCGGCCTCCTCACGCATCTCCTCGGCACGCTGGCGGACCTCCTCGGCCTCCTCCTCGCGGCCGACCTCCTCGAGCGCGCGGACTTTCTCCTCCAGCACCTCGGCGTTGTTCATGCCGAGGCGTTGGGCGTTCTCGAAGCAGTCGACGGCGTCCTCGGCGAGCCCGCGTTCGAGCATGAAGAAGCCGCGGTTGTACCAGGCCTGCGCGAACCGGGGGTCGATCTCGACGGCGTTCTCGGCGTGGCGCAGCGCCTCCTCGCTCTGGCCGAACTCCCAGAGGGCGTAGGCGAGGTTCGTCTCGGCGGTGGCGGCGTGCTCGGAGTCGTCATCGATGTCGATCGCCTCCTTGTACGCGCCGATCGCCTCGTCGTACTCCTCGAGTTCGGCGTGGGCGGCGCCCTTGTTCACCCAGGCCTCCTGCTCCTTCTGGGGGTCCTCGGCGAACTGCGCGGCGCGCTCGAACGTCGCCGTCGCCTCCTCGAAGCGGTTGATCTTCGTGTAGGAGACGCCGACGTCGATCAGTTGGTCGGTGTCGACCTCCTCCTTCGCGATGTTGCGCTCGTCGAGCAGGTCCGACAGCACCCGGGTGTCGACGGGGTCGACCTCGCCGGGGTCGACTTTCAGTTCGGGCGGGTCGATGTCGAACTCCTCGAACTCGTCGGGGAGCCCCTGCCCCTCCGAGAACTGGTGGTCACGGTCCTCACGGGGGTTGTCACTCATTACTCGCGGTTCGCGGTCGTCGGGGGTAAGGGTTACGCGTCGCGCAGTTCCGACTCCCGTATCGCTCCGTGTTCACACATCTCGGAGGCGAAAGCCTTACCCGCCGTATCGGAGAGTCGCCAGTATGGCCGGCACAGTCACCGAGCAGATACTCGAGGCACATCTCGTGGACGGGAGCCTCACCCCGGGCGAGGAGATCGGGATCGAGGTCGATCAGGCGCTGCTCCACGACACGACGGGGAACCTCGTCTGGCTCCAGTTCGAAGCGCTGGATCTCGACGAGGTCCAGACCGAACTCGCGGCGCAGTACTGCGACCACCACGCCTACCAGTACGACTTCCGGAACACCGACGACCACCGGTTCCTCCGCTCGGCGACGGGCAGCTTCGGCGCGCACTTCTCGGAGCCCGGCAACGGCATCTGCCACCAGGTCCACACGGAGCGGTTCGCGGCGCCCGGGAAGACGATGCTCGGCAGCGACTCCCACACCGCCACACAGGGCGGGCTCGGGCAGTTAGCCATCGGCGCCGG
It encodes the following:
- the sufU gene encoding Fe-S cluster assembly sulfur transfer protein SufU yields the protein MSGSDMYRQQILDHYKNPRNYGEMQDPDFSHVGENPSCGDTIQVDVKLADDDETIEAVSFTGDGCAISQAAASLLTQELPGNSIEELQAMDTDDIVDMLGVDISPMRIKCAVLARQIAQDGAKLYRGELDEKDRTITEE
- a CDS encoding helix-turn-helix domain-containing protein, whose amino-acid sequence is MASDEIIEVLGNKYNPEILEAAGEPKSAQELSEELDVPIATCYRRIEELTEADLLELHDRPLSEEHRRIKVYRRCVDEVSIDFRDGLSVELEQRSDVTNKLDEVWRRMSQGQS
- a CDS encoding ATPase domain-containing protein codes for the protein MVDVTETGVDGLDSILNGGIVENSTVLVSGNPGTGKSIFGIQYLHTGVEEFDEKGIYISFEENAEDIREAAESIGFDDWGEMVDRGDIKVYDKSTMLREEDFNTAIDRLLQDFAGTTYDRLVLDSLTMFSLFFDDEKENRTYLLKFSDILKKNGLTSLLINEQGAVFPETEIGLENFLTDGNIYFIQTPTDNGVNRYVWVAKMRKQDINTDIFPMEIGDGGITVYERAGGFSMMGSEEQPGF
- a CDS encoding HalX domain-containing protein; amino-acid sequence: MSEAGTGAGGRTDEREDDTRVLILEDEPDVAELYSTTVAAEGYDVDVANRLDEASAMVGGEYDIALLDRRLPDGHGEELLAEIRDRELDIRVGMVTAVEPDFDIVEMGFDLYVLKPLSQGDLLDAVERLGARSQYDDRLQRTASLASKRATLEAEKPREALERNEQYQQLTDELDELDDELDRITERFDTQDYRQLFEDIGS
- a CDS encoding DUF424 domain-containing protein, with translation MLLRERETERGLLVSVCDADLLGRTFENGEVSITVEESFYGGDGAVEADADAVVDGLRRASVANLVGEECVGVAVEAGIIDEATVLEVGETRHAQLLQF
- a CDS encoding aminotransferase class V-fold PLP-dependent enzyme, translated to MATHETTALDVDAIREDFPILDRKVGGDVTVPGPDEGDDTTLYYLDNAATSHTPKQVVEAMTEYYYQYNSNVHRGIHSLSQEASVAYEEAHDRAAEFVGADGREEIVFTKNTTEAFNLVAYTWGLTELEPGENVVTTQMEHHASLVTWQQLCAKTGAEIRYVEIDDDGRLDMDDLREKVDDDTAMVSTVHISNTLGTINPVAEITDIAHEHDALSFVDGAQAVPTRPVDVDAIDADFYAFSGHKMLGPTGIGVLYGKEHLLEELPPFLVGGSMIRRVEFEDSTWEDLPWKFEAGTPPIAEAVGLTAAIDYLEDVGMDAIAQHEAELAGYAYDRLNEFDDIEIYGPREERGGLVGFNLESVHAHDLSSILDDHGVAVRAGDHCTQPLHDVLGVPASTRASFYLYNRKDEIDELIEAVDTARELFA
- a CDS encoding tetratricopeptide repeat protein; protein product: MSDNPREDRDHQFSEGQGLPDEFEEFDIDPPELKVDPGEVDPVDTRVLSDLLDERNIAKEEVDTDQLIDVGVSYTKINRFEEATATFERAAQFAEDPQKEQEAWVNKGAAHAELEEYDEAIGAYKEAIDIDDDSEHAATAETNLAYALWEFGQSEEALRHAENAVEIDPRFAQAWYNRGFFMLERGLAEDAVDCFENAQRLGMNNAEVLEEKVRALEEVGREEEAEEVRQRAEEMREEAEQEMVEEY